ATCGCCGGCCACCTGCTCATGGGCTTCAACCTCTCAATCCTCAGCATCTTCGGCATCGTCGCCCTCTCGGGAGTGGTGGTCAACGACTCGCTGCTGCTAATCGACCGCATCAACGCCAACCTGCGGGCGGGAGGCGAGGACTTGCGCCAGGCGGTCATGGATGCCGGGCAGAGGCGCTTCCGGCCGATCCTGCTGACCTCGCTGACCACCTTCTTCGGTCTGGCGCCGATGATCCTGGAGCGGAGCGTGCAGGCGCAGTTCCTCATCCCGATGGCGATCTCGCTCGGCTTCGGCATCCTCTTCGCCACCGGCATCACGTTGCTGCTGATTCCCGCCCTCTACCTGGCGCTGGAGGACATCCGGCGACTGTTCGGGCTGCGGACCGCACACGCCGACCACAGCGTGGAGATGGTGACGGAATAGGCCGGCTGAGGTTCTGCGACAGGAAGAAGAAGTTCTGCCAGCGGGCCGGGCCTCTTGGGGCGGCAAGAAGTCCGGCTCTTTGCGTTCGGCAGACTTTCTGCTACACTTCTCCCATTTAGTGAACCATCCTCCCGCCATTGCGAACTGGATTCTCTTGCCGATGTCACGACTGCTCACGGGTTTTCTGGCGTTCTTGCTGCTCGGGATCGGACTGCCCCTGTCGACGACTGCGGCGGAAGAGGCTGTTTCTACCACCGCCCCGGCAGAGACGGTCGCCGAGGAGCCCGAGACGCCGTCTCCCGCCGCAGAGGCAAGCGCCGAAGAGGTTGACAAGGGGACGGAGCCGACACCCACAGCGGAAGCGGCACCCACAGCGGAAGCGGCACCCACAGCGGAGGCGGCACCCACAGCGGAGGCGGCACCCACAGAAGTGCCAGCGCCGGCAGAAGAACCAAAGGCGCCGGGAATTGTCGATGAATATCACCGGAAGATTTCCTCTGGAGTGACCTCCACCGCCCGCTGGCTCGACTCCTTCTTCGCCGACCCGCGGGTGGAAGACGAGGTGGGGAAGAGCCGAATCAGAGTCAGGTTCTCCCTCTTCGCCGAGGAGGGAGAACCATTTGAATACGACGTCCAGGCGAATGTTCGCCTCGACCTGCCGCTGCTTGAGAACCGACTGCAGCTGCTGTTTGCCGGGGACCCGGAGGACGAAAACGACTTCCAGGCCATAACCGGCGGCGAAGGTGTGCCGGCAGAGCTTATCGACACCGGCGAGAACTCCTCCGTCTCCCTGCGTTACTTTCTGCAGCGGACCGTATACCGCCACATAAGCGTGCGCAGCGGCCTGCGCTTTCGCAGCGGGATACCGGTGCTTTTTCTCGAGCCGCGCTACCGGCAGTCCGTCCCCTTCGACCGCTGGCTCTTCCGCTTTACCCAGCGCATTATCGGGCTCACCGACGGCTCGGTGCGCGTCCGGACGACCTTCGACCTTGACCGGGAGCTGCGACACAACCTGTTCTTTCGCGCCGTTGCCGATGGCACGTGGATCAAGGGCGAGGACGGCTATTTCTACACACTCAGTCCCTCTGTCTTCCAGCGTCTCAGCTCCCGACGGGTGCTGGTGTACAGCTGGGGGAATTCTTTCGTGACGCGTCCGAGCCACCGTCTCGAGTCGGTTGTGCTGAGCGTCCGTTACCGGCAGCGGCTCTGGCGGGACTGGCTTTACTTCGAGGTCGCTCCCCAGCTCGCCTTCCCGCGCGAAGAGAACTTCGATGTAACACCCGGCATCTCTCTGCGCCTGGAGATGGTGTTCGGCGACTATCCGATACTGCCGCCGCTTGAGAAAAAATCCGCCAGGAAATGAAGTGCCGTCACAATCTCCTCCCAGCGCACCGGGACCATCCGCTCCAATTTTCTCCTTGCCCCGGCAATCGACAGAATGAACATCGACACCCGCAACCGAACCGAACTGATCGAAGCCAATCGCCGTGAGTACGGCGAGCGCTACGCGTCGCTGAAATTTCTCTCCGGTCCCGAAGCCGAGGCCGCCCAGGCGCGTCGGACGGAACTGCTCGCCGCCCTGGCCGGGCGCACCGAATCCGGCTATTTGCAGACCAAGCTCGATTGCCGCCGCCTCTCGCCCGGCTGTCGTCTCTGCGGCGAAGGAAGCTGGTCGTGCCTGTTCATCAACGGCCGCTGCAACGGCCGCTGCTTCTACTGTCCGGCGCCGCAGACCAGCACCGAGCAGCCGACCACCAACACCCTGCGTTTTCCCCAGTCCGCCGACTATGTCGATTACGTCGAGAAATTCGGCTTTCGCGGCGTCAGCATCAGCGGCGGCGAACCGCTGCTGACCCCGGAGAAGACCCTCAAGTTCATCACCGCCGTCAAGAAGCGGCGCGGCGACGCCGTCCACCTCTGGCTCTACACCAACGGCACGCTGGTCACCCGCGACAGCCTGCTGCGGCTGCGCGACGCCGGCCTCGACGAGATCCGCTTCGACATCGGCGCCACCCGCTACCACCTGAAAAAGGCGGCCCTCGCCGTCGGCATCATTCCCCACGTCACCGTCGAGATCCCGGCGATTCCCGAGGATTTGCCGCTGCTCAAGGCGAAAGCCGCCGAGATGGCCGAGCGCGGCATCGACTACCTCAACCTGCACCAGCTGCGGCTCACCCCCCACAACCACGCCGCCCTCGCCGGCCGCGGCTACTCCTTCGTCCACGGCGAAAAGGTGACCGTCCTCGAGTCGGAGCTGGCCGCTCTGGAACTGCTGCGCCATACTCTGGACAACAACATCGAACTGCCGGTCAACTACTGCTCTTTCGTCTACAAGAACCGTTTCCAGCGCCTCGCCGCCCGCCGGCGTCACGCCCCTTTCGTCAGCAAGCCGACCGAGGATCTCACCGAAAACGGCTACCTCCGCTCCCTGGCTCTGACGGGGAGCTCCGAGGCGTTGCGGCGGCAGGCCGCAACCCTCGCCGCCCGAGAAGCGTCCCGGGAGGGGTGGGAGCTAAGCCCGGCCGCCGACCGTCTCGCCGTCTCGGCCACTCTCTGGCCGTTGATTGACTTCACCGGGCTCCGCCTGCTTCTTCGCTACGCCGAGGCTTCTCTCCAACCGGCCGTCACCTACCGCAACCCCTTCGTCGAGGTCCCGCTGAACAAAGGTCGCAAGGTGGTGATCGAGCGGCAGAACGCCGGCGGTGAGATGACGCTGGAAGGGGAAGAGATCGCCGCCCTCGGTCGACTGCTGGGCGGAGCGGAATCCGAGGCGAGCGGCGCCTTGCGGCCGGAGATCGCGCGCTGCGAGCGGATCACCGCCGGGCTGGGGGATTATTTCTGATGACAATCGGTTTCTGGCAGGATCTGCTCCGGCAAATCCGGACAATTCATGCTATGCAACCGCCATTGACTGACATCAATAGAAAGGGAGGATTGGCATGAAGATGCGCAAGAAGTTTCTCGACTACGAGTACGAAGAAGTCCTCGACGTCAGGACCCGCGAGCTGATCCGGGTCGCCTGTGCCGTGACGACCGGCTGCCCCGACTGACTGAAAAAGCACTTCGCGGTCGCGAAGGAGGCAGGCGCCAGCGAGGCGGAACTCAAAGAGGCGATGGCCTACGGCATGATCGCCCCGGCGGGGCGGGCGAAGAACTTCACCCTGCGGATGCTGGAGGAGCTGGAGATCGACAGGTAGGGGCGATTCACGAATCGCCCCTCAGCCACGCAAAGGGCGGCCCCCGGTCCGCCCTTTTTCTTTGCAGCAGGCCAAAGGACTTGCGTTTTTTCCCCGGATGGATTAAAAAGAGCCTCCAACATCCCGAAAAACCGGAGAAAGTCTGTGGCTCTTATCGAAGACGGGTTGTTCCGCCGCATCAAGAAACAGACCGGCCAGGCGGTCGGCGACTTCAACCTCATCGAAGCGGGCGACCGCATCGCCGTCGGCGTCTCCGGCGGCAAGGACTCCTACAGCCTGCTGCATATCATGGAGAGCCTGCGGAAGCGCTCGCCGGTGAAGTACGAACTGGTAGCGGTCAACGTCGATTCCGGCTTTCCCGGCTATCGCAAGGAAGTGGTCGAAGCGCACCTGCAGGAGCACGGCTTCACCTACCGGATGGAGCCGACCGAGTGCTACCGGATCATCGAGGAGAAGCGGCGTCCGGGCTCCTCCTACTGCTCCTTCTGCGCGCGGCTGCGCCGCGGCGTCCTCTACACCGTCGCCGAGGAGCTCGGCTGCAACAAGATCGCCCTCGGCCACCATCTCGACGACTTCATCGAGACGCTGCTGCTCAACCAGTTCTACGTCGGCACCCTGGCGGCGATGAGTCCCAAACTGCTCGCCGACAACGGCAAACAGACGGTCATCCGCCCCTTCGTCTACGTCGAGGAGAAGGACATCATCGCCTTCACCCGCACCAACGGCTTTCCCGTCATCTGCTGCGCCTGCCCGGTCTGCGGTGTGGTCGATCAGAAGCGCAAACGGATGAAGCGGCTCATCGCCGAACTGGCCAAGGAAAATCCGCACCTGAAACGGAGCATGCTCGGCGCGCTCGGCAACGTCCATCCCCGGCATCTGCTGGACAAGAGCCTGAAAGAGTTCTGAGAACTGGCCAAACGCTGAATCTTCGCTAGTATTCAGGTAACTTTCGATTTTCCCGGAGGCCCATGGCCAATCCCGACCAGCTCGAAATCGACCTGGCGACACATGTGCAGCAGCTGCTCTTCCCCAAGAGTTCGCCAGTCTGCAACTGGTGCTGCATCGGCTACAAGAACCGCATGGCCTGGGGGCTGGGCGGCGATTTTTTCGACTTCATCACCATGCCTGACGACTGCCAGGCCATCTTTATCGGTGACGTCACCGGCCACGGTCTCCACGCGTCGGTGGTCATGTCCCTGCTCTACGGCTTCATCCACCGCTCTGCCCGGGCGGGCTGCGCCCCTCTGGCGACCGTGCGGGAGGTCAACAACTTTCTGCAGTCCTTCGCCATCCGTTCCCGGGAATTCGACCACTACTTCTCCGCCACCCTCTTCTTCGGCATCATCAATCCGGAAACCCTGGAGATGCACTACGTCAACGCCGGCCACCCGGCGCCGCTGGTCCGTCGCGGCGACACCATCTTCTCCCTGCCTACGACGGCGCCGCCGGTCGGCTTTTTCGATGACCCCAAAATCGGCCTGCAGTCGTTCCAGTTTGTAAAGATGGACCGTTTTCTCCTCTACACCGACGGCGTCTCCGATGCCACCAACAACAGGGGGGAGCCCTTCGGGCTGGAGCGCCTGCAGCAGGTGCTGCGGAAGGATGGCGACGACCATCTAGAATTTCTCGAGCAGATCTTCGCCGCCCTCCAGCGTTTCGGCACCGACGATCCCCCGG
This genomic stretch from Desulfuromonadales bacterium harbors:
- a CDS encoding radical SAM protein produces the protein MNIDTRNRTELIEANRREYGERYASLKFLSGPEAEAAQARRTELLAALAGRTESGYLQTKLDCRRLSPGCRLCGEGSWSCLFINGRCNGRCFYCPAPQTSTEQPTTNTLRFPQSADYVDYVEKFGFRGVSISGGEPLLTPEKTLKFITAVKKRRGDAVHLWLYTNGTLVTRDSLLRLRDAGLDEIRFDIGATRYHLKKAALAVGIIPHVTVEIPAIPEDLPLLKAKAAEMAERGIDYLNLHQLRLTPHNHAALAGRGYSFVHGEKVTVLESELAALELLRHTLDNNIELPVNYCSFVYKNRFQRLAARRRHAPFVSKPTEDLTENGYLRSLALTGSSEALRRQAATLAAREASREGWELSPAADRLAVSATLWPLIDFTGLRLLLRYAEASLQPAVTYRNPFVEVPLNKGRKVVIERQNAGGEMTLEGEEIAALGRLLGGAESEASGALRPEIARCERITAGLGDYF
- a CDS encoding GSU3128 family (seleno)protein codes for the protein MKMRKKFLDYEYEEVLDVRTRELIRVACAVTTGCPDULKKHFAVAKEAGASEAELKEAMAYGMIAPAGRAKNFTLRMLEELEIDR
- a CDS encoding PP2C family protein-serine/threonine phosphatase, encoding MANPDQLEIDLATHVQQLLFPKSSPVCNWCCIGYKNRMAWGLGGDFFDFITMPDDCQAIFIGDVTGHGLHASVVMSLLYGFIHRSARAGCAPLATVREVNNFLQSFAIRSREFDHYFSATLFFGIINPETLEMHYVNAGHPAPLVRRGDTIFSLPTTAPPVGFFDDPKIGLQSFQFVKMDRFLLYTDGVSDATNNRGEPFGLERLQQVLRKDGDDHLEFLEQIFAALQRFGTDDPPVDDCTAIVLDFHSFWQEPGRSG
- the ttcA gene encoding tRNA 2-thiocytidine(32) synthetase TtcA — its product is MPKNRRKSVALIEDGLFRRIKKQTGQAVGDFNLIEAGDRIAVGVSGGKDSYSLLHIMESLRKRSPVKYELVAVNVDSGFPGYRKEVVEAHLQEHGFTYRMEPTECYRIIEEKRRPGSSYCSFCARLRRGVLYTVAEELGCNKIALGHHLDDFIETLLLNQFYVGTLAAMSPKLLADNGKQTVIRPFVYVEEKDIIAFTRTNGFPVICCACPVCGVVDQKRKRMKRLIAELAKENPHLKRSMLGALGNVHPRHLLDKSLKEF